A stretch of the Theileria equi strain WA chromosome 1, complete sequence genome encodes the following:
- a CDS encoding glutaredoxin domain containing protein (encoded by transcript BEWA_019090A), protein MVIVNSTEFQRIVEGNEGKIVLYLFDKNDPRHEHLSAVLQELENDFPSITFCFLDHLSIKDSANVETLPSIRCYEAKRIVNTMEGCSTAMIVTFIRGWMKEKAQETTLDKIKRLISDNPVIVFIKGTKDDPFCRFSRAVVNMLNKSGIKFEGYNIFEDPELREELKVYSNWPTYPQLYVNGTLIGGHDIIEELYESGSLRDEIPHEYLVN, encoded by the exons atggTGATTGTGAATTCAACTGAATTCCAACGTATTGTTGAGGGTAATGAAGGGAAAATAGTCCTCTATCTATTCGATAAAAATGACCCTCGTCATGAACACCTATCTGCTGTTTTACAAGAACTGGAAAAT GATTTCCCTAGCATaaccttttgttttctaGATCACCTTTCGATCAAAGATTCTGCAAACGTTGAAACTCTACCATCAATACGGTGTTACGAA GCAAAAAGGATTGTAAATACAATGGAAGGGTGTAGCACGGCAATGATAGTTACATTCATAAGAGGATGGATGAAAGAGAAAGCTCAGGAAACTACTCTGGATAAGATTAAAAGGTTAATATCGGATAATCCAGTCATAGTATTCATAAAAGGCACCAAGGATGATCCATTTTGTCGCTTCAGCAGGGCGGTTGTTAATATGCTAAATAAATCTGGCATAAAGTTTGAGGGTTATAACATCTTTGAAGATCCAGAATTGAGAGAAGAACTTAAGGTTTATTCTAACTGGCCAACATATCCCCAATTATATGTCAAT GGGACCCTAATCGGAGGGCATGACATAATAGAAGAGCTTTACGAAAGTGGCTCCCTCAGGGATGAAATACCACATGAATACCTTGTAAACTAG
- a CDS encoding hypothetical protein (encoded by transcript BEWA_019110A) yields the protein MTFLMQLVPPSTNRILYVFYCPKHVTENIGWYLCYQVGITKTMKTLSIFEESFTHTDVLKSLDSASVSDWLSDISISNNHGETFIHFEGDIVEECIYKDDIHALTLFEDYKNRNKSEIDDEDIADYWIVKNKSFESEDSSDSYSEDEICFINRFQNYILRKPNTVLRYNRNGDPISFSEFEYESKCNKCTTNLTFELQLLPGIVKHL from the exons ATGACTTTCCTTATGCAATTAGTTCCACCATCAACAAATAGGATTCTATATGTGTTTTACTGTCCTAAGCATGTTACGGAAAACATTGGTTGGTACTTATGTTATCAAGTTGGCATCACGAAGACTATGAAGACGTTGAGCATTTTTGAAGAGAGTTTTACACACACAGATGTTCTTAAGTCATTAGATAGTGCATCTGTTTCTGATTGGCTAAGCGACATTTCTATAAGTAATAATCATGGAGAAacattcattcatttcGAGGGAGATATTGTAGAGGAGTGTATCTATAAGGATGATATACATGCTTTAACTCTTTTTGAAGACTATAAGAACAGAAATAAGTCGGaaattgatgatgaagatatcGCGGATTATTGGATTGTGAAAAACAAGAGTTTCGAGTCTGAAGATAGTAGTGACTCATACTCGGAGGATGAAATTTGCTTTATAAACAGATTTCAGAATTATATTTTGCGAAAACCAAATACG GTATTGAGGTATAACCGCAATGGTGACCCAATAAGCTTTAGTGAATTTGAATATGAATCAAAATGCAACAAATGCACCACAAATCTCACATTCGAACTCCAATTACTACCTGGGATAGTAAAACACCTGTAA
- a CDS encoding hexaprenyldihydroxybenzoate methyltransferase, putative (encoded by transcript BEWA_019100A) — protein MITGPILKLKHTFTPVLVRNKRHFSDSTFFGSFSEKWWNIDGEFSILHDYNQVRVPFIAESYLLSGNDSYKDTCCNKIFQPFRKIRAYGNLHVESILNGLDVLDIGCGGGILTESLAKYGCKVLGIDPSSELIKAANIHKEHFSKHNLKFGLKDNYTNHLEYKVSTVQEHLELKRKYDIVIASEVIEHIENKDKELFLYHLSELVKPSGILVLTSPGASLKSYIVNILLAERVFHKVPKSTHKFDLFISDRDCIRILKKYSFELVNKQGLLYLPYVRRFIPIGSRDLLYMIAFKNSTKQI, from the coding sequence ATGATAACCGGGCCTATTCTAAAACTAAAACATACTTTTACTCCAGTACTTGTTAGAAATAAACGCCACTTCTCGGATTCTACCTTTTTCGGCAGTTTCTCGGAAAAATGGTGGAATATTGATGGTGAATTTTCAATACTCCATGATTATAACCAGGTTAGAGTGCCTTTTATTGCAGAATCTTATCTTTTGTCTGGAAATGATTCATACAAAGACACCTGTTGtaacaaaattttccaaCCATTCAGGAAAATAAGAGCGTATGGCAATCTACACGTAGAATCAATACTAAATGGGCTCGATGTATTAGATATAGGTTGTGGAGGCGGTATACTTACAGAATCTCTAGCGAAATACGGTTGTAAAGTATTAGGAATAGATCCAAGCAGCGAACTTATCAAAGCAGCAAATATACACAAAGAACATTTTTCTAAACATAACTTAAAATTTGGACTAAAAGACAATTACACTAATCatttggaatataaagTATCAACTGTTCAAGAACATTTGGAATTGAAGCGTAAATATGACATAGTAATCGCATCTGAAGTGATAGAGCATATAGAAAACAAAGACAAGGAATTATTTTTGTATCATCTTTCAGAATTAGTAAAACCATCTGGTATACTAGTTTTAACTAGTCCAGGAGCTAGCTTAAAATCATACATAGTAAACATTCTTTTGGCAGAACGAGTTTTTCACAAGGTACCAAAAAGTACGCACAAATTTGATCTCTTTATATCGGATAGGGACTGCATACGCATATTGAAAAAATACAGTTTTGAATTGGTCAATAAACAAGGACTCCTTTATTTGCCATATGTAAGGAGGTTTATACCAATAGGAAGCCGAGATTTGTTGTATATGATCGCATTCAAAAATTCTACTAAACAGATCTAG
- a CDS encoding erythrocyte membrane-associated malaria like protein (encoded by transcript BEWA_019080A): MANNFLKVLLVVHFIVVLRSTLCNNIALCTQESASELINKTNSIPLEYISGTGYAISVKVGSQPLLLALNSTVCGIVLFEDTKQICFHDDSKPCYIPSASTTASWCNNNTVCVPGTNKFSCVTVASPDSIKDVTPIYFHSNGFKYELRTLEGFENISLKIDHKEGGYDAEKIPVKLARTINVGDYPRILKNVDGIFGLAGLDICCRGKSLWNNILNDYEGYFVVDINKPDYNNPQSKIYLGLDKLRDSEIAWSEKRQFGGIYNNAYLQFTMYNFTMCGVNLFGKVSSNWEAIIDLSSESLVVPKNFWITIMTYLPVDPSCFTQDNKPKYCTLKKDSSGDFPLLQFKLKEDYHVNFDKVTNPTITIPLENLLIDDGESWKICILPDEISEPSPYTISPTIKIGYKVLESLNIAIDTKGNRIGLINKNQIDGTSSKCTKKISCVGDQVYEPALNVCVDPYCNVWLMKRLNKETG, from the exons ATGGCCAATAATTTTTTAAAAGTGTTGTTGGTGGTACATTTCATTGTTGTCCTACGTTCTACGCTCTGCAACAATATCGCTTTATGTACGCAAGAATCCGCTTCAGAATTGATtaataaaacaaactcAATTCCACTAGAATATATATCTGGAACAGGATATGCTATATCTGTTAAAGTAGGCAGTCAACCCCTATTGTTGGCTCTAAATTCCACAGTATGTGGTATTGTTCTCTTTGAGGACACTAAACAGATATGTTTTCACGACGATTCAAAGCCGTGTTATATTCCGAGTGCTTCTACTACCGCATCTTGGTGCAATAATAACACCGTATGTGTTCCAGGAACAAACAAATTTTCTTGTGTAACAGTAGCTTCTCCGGACTCTATAAAAGATGTCACaccaatatattttcacAGTAACGGATTTAAGTATGAATTGCGCACATTGGAAGGGTTTGAAAATATCTCACTGAAGATAGACCACAAAGAAGGTGGCTATGACGCCGAAAAAATCCCGGTGAAACTAGCCAGAACCATAAATGTTGGCGATTATCCACGCATACTTAAGAATGTAGATGGAATCTTTGGTCTGGCAGGACTTGATATTTGCTGCCGTGGAAAATCCTTATGGAAcaatattttaaatgattATGAAGGATATTTTGTAGTTGATATCAATAAGCCTGATTATAACAACCCTCAAAGCAAAATTTACTTGGGACTTGATAAACTTAGAGACTCCGAAATAGCTTGGTCGGAGAAGAGACAATTTGGTGGTATTTATAATAATGCATACTTACAATTTACAATGTataattttacaatgtGTGGTGTGAACCTGTTCGGGAAAGTATCTTCGAATTGGGAAGCTATCATAGATTTAAGTTCGGAGTCTCTTGTTGTTCCGAAAAATTTTTGGATCACTATAATGACATATTTGCCTGTTGACCCTTCTTGCTTTACCCAAGATAATAAACCCAAATATTGTACGCTAAAAAAGGATTCATCAGGTGACTTTCCGCTTCTCCAGTTTAAACTAAAGGAAGACTACCATGTAAATTTTGACAAAGTGACAAATCCAACTATAACTATTCCACTGGAGAACTTGTTGATAGATGATGGTGAATCTTGGAAAATTTGCATACTTCCAGACGAAATCTCTGAGCCATCCCCCTACACTATTTCTCCAACAATAAAAATTGGATATAAAG TTTTGGAATCTCTAAACATAGCGATTGACACAAAAGGAAATAGGATAGGACTAATTAACAAAAACCAGATAGATGGAACCTCCAGCAAATGCACAAAAAAAATAAGCTGTGTAGGAGATCAGGTCTATGAACCAGCACTGAATGTTTGTGTCGACCCGTATTGTAATGTTTGGCTTATGAAACGGTTAAACAAAGAGACTGGGTAA